A single Bacillus mesophilus DNA region contains:
- a CDS encoding DNA-3-methyladenine glycosylase 2: protein MNWNDCQSYIKINPPKEFNFEECLVYLGRSNQEVLHEIKEGSLYKLIKVNERLILFKLEYINHYIKVEFLNDIPNKNDREEVAKYIWEWFDLNTNLNEFYALANHENLLKGITHKYYGLRMISIHDLFETIVWAILGQQINLTFAYTLKRRIVERYGESLIINGDTYWLFPSYEEIAILNVDDLRQLQITMKKAEYIIGIAKAMKTGELSKEIIVEQQDYQEVKKSLIQFRGIGAWTADYVMMKCLHYTNSFPIADVGLHNAIKQLLGYDRKPTIEELEELSARWEGWQGYATFYLWRSLYD, encoded by the coding sequence ATGAATTGGAATGACTGTCAATCATATATAAAGATTAATCCTCCTAAGGAGTTTAATTTTGAAGAGTGTTTGGTATATCTAGGAAGGTCCAATCAAGAAGTCCTTCATGAGATTAAAGAAGGATCTTTATATAAATTAATAAAAGTGAACGAAAGATTAATATTGTTTAAGCTTGAATATATAAATCATTACATCAAAGTCGAGTTTTTGAACGACATCCCCAACAAAAATGATAGAGAAGAAGTGGCAAAATATATATGGGAGTGGTTTGATTTAAATACAAATTTAAATGAATTTTATGCACTGGCGAATCACGAGAACCTTTTAAAAGGTATTACTCATAAATATTACGGCTTACGAATGATTAGCATTCATGATTTATTTGAAACGATCGTATGGGCAATTTTAGGACAGCAAATTAATTTAACGTTTGCTTACACCTTAAAGAGACGAATCGTAGAAAGATATGGTGAAAGTTTAATTATTAATGGTGATACATATTGGTTATTCCCCTCCTATGAAGAAATAGCAATTTTGAATGTCGACGACTTAAGGCAACTTCAAATTACAATGAAGAAAGCAGAATATATCATTGGGATAGCAAAAGCTATGAAAACTGGCGAGTTATCTAAGGAAATAATAGTAGAACAACAAGATTATCAAGAAGTGAAAAAATCATTAATACAATTTCGGGGCATAGGGGCGTGGACAGCCGACTATGTAATGATGAAATGCTTACACTATACTAATTCATTTCCAATAGCAGATGTGGGTCTTCATAATGCAATAAAGCAACTATTAGGTTATGATCGTAAGCCAACCATTGAAGAATTGGAGGAATTATCAGCAAGATGGGAGGGGTGGCAGGGTTATGCTACTTTCTATCTATGGAGGTCCTTATATGATTGA